In Cytobacillus oceanisediminis, the following proteins share a genomic window:
- a CDS encoding putative hydro-lyase, with protein sequence MNSPSQLNPDEARKLIRVQDWNKPTAGMANGFIQANLAILPKELAFEFLLFCQRNPKSCPIIDVTEPGSPVPMLSAPNADIRTDLPKYRVYKNGELAEELSDITSYWNDDMVAFLIGCSFTFEDALLKNNIPIRHIEENRNVPMYKTNIGCVGAGQFEGPMVVSMRPMTEKEAIRAVQVTSRFPSVHGAPVHIGNPEAIGINNIQRPDFGDPVTIKDGEVPVFWACGVTPQAVAMHVKPEIMITHAPGHMFITDLKNEEFSVL encoded by the coding sequence ATGAACTCCCCTTCTCAATTGAATCCCGATGAGGCGCGCAAATTAATCCGTGTCCAGGATTGGAATAAACCAACTGCAGGAATGGCTAATGGCTTTATTCAAGCCAATCTGGCTATATTGCCAAAGGAGCTGGCCTTTGAATTTCTGCTCTTCTGCCAGCGTAATCCTAAATCCTGTCCAATCATTGATGTGACTGAACCAGGTTCACCGGTGCCGATGCTGTCAGCTCCAAATGCTGATATTAGAACCGACCTGCCAAAATACAGGGTATATAAAAACGGAGAGCTCGCTGAGGAGCTTTCAGACATAACCTCTTATTGGAATGATGATATGGTAGCATTTTTGATCGGTTGCAGTTTTACGTTCGAAGACGCCTTGCTCAAAAATAATATCCCTATCCGCCATATTGAGGAAAATCGAAATGTCCCGATGTATAAAACCAATATTGGGTGTGTGGGTGCAGGCCAATTTGAAGGCCCAATGGTAGTGAGTATGCGTCCGATGACAGAGAAGGAAGCCATTAGAGCTGTACAGGTGACAAGCCGCTTCCCATCTGTCCATGGGGCCCCTGTCCATATTGGAAATCCTGAAGCAATCGGCATTAACAATATTCAGCGCCCTGATTTTGGCGACCCTGTAACCATTAAGGATGGTGAAGTTCCAGTTTTCTGGGCTTGCGGGGTTACACCTCAGGCAGTTGCCATGCATGTGAAGCCTGAGATTATGATTACACATGCTCCGGGACATATGTTTATTACTGATTTGAAAAATGAGGAGTTTTCGGTTTTATAG
- a CDS encoding LamB/YcsF family protein, translating into MHIVDINCDMGESFGSYKMGRDEEILEHITSANIACGFHAGDPATMRKTVKMALEKNVGLGVHPGLQDLHGFGRRDINITPQEAYDLVVYQIGALYAFVKSEGGKLQHVKPHGALFNMASKSAPLSEAIAEAVYKVDPELILFGLSGSELVKAGRKIGLRSANEVFSDRTYQEDGSLTSRRESNALITDHSAAVNQVIRMVKEGKVNSVQGTDVSIEANTICIHGDGESALEFAQYIPKALNEAGIQVAKISEFLK; encoded by the coding sequence ATGCACATTGTAGACATTAATTGTGATATGGGAGAAAGCTTTGGCTCATACAAGATGGGGCGCGATGAGGAAATTCTGGAACATATTACTTCTGCCAATATTGCATGCGGCTTTCATGCCGGCGACCCTGCGACCATGCGAAAAACAGTTAAGATGGCACTTGAGAAGAATGTCGGCCTGGGTGTCCATCCGGGACTCCAGGATCTGCATGGATTCGGACGTAGGGATATTAACATAACCCCTCAGGAAGCTTATGACTTAGTGGTCTATCAAATTGGCGCTTTGTATGCTTTTGTTAAATCAGAAGGCGGAAAGCTTCAGCATGTAAAACCACACGGTGCATTATTCAACATGGCCTCAAAAAGCGCACCGTTATCAGAAGCAATCGCAGAAGCGGTTTATAAAGTGGATCCTGAACTGATTCTTTTCGGGCTCTCAGGCAGTGAATTAGTAAAAGCCGGCAGGAAAATTGGACTCCGCTCTGCAAATGAAGTGTTCTCAGACCGTACCTACCAGGAGGATGGATCACTTACTTCAAGAAGGGAAAGCAATGCCCTTATTACAGATCATAGTGCCGCTGTAAATCAGGTAATCCGCATGGTCAAGGAAGGAAAAGTTAATTCTGTCCAGGGCACTGACGTTTCCATTGAGGCCAATACAATATGCATCCATGGTGACGGGGAAAGCGCACTTGAATTTGCCCAATATATTCCGAAGGCATTGAATGAAGCGGGAATTCAGGTAGCAAAAATCAGCGAGTTTTTGAAATAA
- a CDS encoding biotin-dependent carboxyltransferase family protein, with the protein MIKVVKPGLLSSIQDLGRTGYQKFGVIASGAMDPFSHRMANLLAGNEENDPVLEITMMGPILTFEEDTLISICGGDLSPSINGQPVRTWRSVFVKKGSELKFGRCHKGCRAYLAAAGGFAVPEVMNSKSTYLRASLGGYKGRALKPGDLLETGKPSLQSLKMTEYLTKQSLDRTFAENDWGIASDLIPDTAANPEIRITRGRQFDLFSNESKVQLLNHAFEVTAQSDRMGYRLKGPALLLSEHAEQISEAVNFGSIQVPPDGNPIVLLADRQTTGGYPKIGQVAAVDLPLLAQAKPGDTLSFAEISNEQAQQLLINREMKLKELKQGIFLKTRGGN; encoded by the coding sequence ATGATTAAAGTCGTAAAGCCTGGACTCCTTTCAAGCATTCAGGACCTGGGGAGAACCGGCTATCAAAAGTTTGGCGTGATTGCCAGCGGGGCCATGGACCCTTTTTCGCATCGGATGGCCAATCTTCTCGCGGGAAACGAAGAAAATGATCCTGTACTAGAAATAACGATGATGGGTCCAATACTAACATTTGAAGAAGATACATTAATTTCGATTTGCGGCGGGGACCTTTCCCCTTCCATCAATGGCCAGCCTGTTCGGACATGGAGATCTGTTTTTGTGAAAAAAGGCAGTGAACTTAAATTCGGCCGATGTCATAAAGGGTGCCGAGCCTATCTGGCTGCCGCGGGCGGATTTGCCGTACCTGAAGTAATGAACAGCAAATCTACATACCTGCGCGCTAGTCTTGGCGGTTATAAAGGCAGGGCATTAAAGCCAGGGGATCTGCTGGAAACCGGCAAACCTTCACTCCAGTCATTGAAAATGACGGAGTATTTGACAAAACAGAGCCTTGATAGGACTTTTGCTGAAAACGACTGGGGTATTGCATCAGATCTCATACCGGACACAGCGGCAAATCCTGAAATCAGAATAACCAGGGGCCGCCAATTTGATTTATTTTCTAATGAAAGCAAGGTTCAGCTTTTAAATCATGCCTTTGAAGTGACCGCACAATCGGACAGGATGGGGTACAGACTGAAAGGCCCTGCCCTTCTGCTATCAGAACATGCTGAACAAATATCTGAGGCCGTAAATTTTGGTTCCATTCAAGTTCCTCCGGATGGAAATCCGATTGTATTGCTGGCTGACAGGCAAACAACTGGGGGTTACCCAAAAATTGGACAGGTTGCTGCTGTCGATCTTCCACTTCTGGCGCAGGCCAAACCCGGAGACACCCTAAGTTTTGCAGAAATATCAAATGAACAGGCACAGCAGTTATTAATTAATAGAGAAATGAAATTAAAGGAATTAAAGCAAGGGATTTTTTTAAAAACCAGAGGAGGAAATTAA
- a CDS encoding NRAMP family divalent metal transporter, with amino-acid sequence MKKQSNASLLLGAAFLMATSAIGPGFLTQTTVFTENLLASFGFVILISIIIDIGAQMNIWRIIAVSEKRAQDIANDVLPGLGHFLAALIVMGGLAFNIGNIAGAGLGTNVIFGISPEMGALLSGILAIGIFLVKEAGRLMDRFTQILGFVMIGLTLYVMFTAQPPVGEAVVKTFVPDKIDILAIITLVGGTVGGYITFAGGHRLIDAGVKGKEALPEVTKSSVSAIGIASIMRIFLFLAALGVVSQGLALDPSNPPASVFQLAAGNIGYKMFGVVMWAAAITSVVGAAYTSVSFIRTLSPAVEKHHKWVIVGFIAISTFVFVLIGKPVKILVLVGSLNGLILPIALGVMLIAAYKTKIVGDYKHPLWMTIFGIIIVIAMSYMGVYSLINGIPELFK; translated from the coding sequence ATGAAAAAGCAATCAAATGCCAGTCTACTGCTTGGTGCCGCATTCCTTATGGCCACTTCTGCCATTGGACCAGGCTTCCTGACACAAACAACAGTATTTACAGAAAACCTGCTTGCGAGTTTTGGGTTTGTAATTTTAATTTCTATTATTATCGATATTGGTGCACAGATGAATATCTGGAGAATCATTGCCGTTTCTGAAAAACGCGCACAGGATATTGCCAATGATGTTCTTCCGGGTCTTGGTCATTTCCTTGCTGCCCTGATTGTCATGGGCGGTCTTGCTTTTAATATTGGGAATATTGCAGGTGCCGGATTAGGTACAAATGTTATTTTCGGCATATCCCCTGAAATGGGCGCCCTTTTAAGCGGAATTTTGGCAATCGGCATCTTTCTTGTAAAAGAAGCGGGCAGATTAATGGACCGTTTCACACAGATTTTAGGATTTGTCATGATTGGATTAACTCTTTATGTAATGTTTACTGCACAGCCACCTGTTGGTGAAGCTGTTGTCAAAACGTTTGTGCCAGATAAAATTGATATCCTGGCCATTATTACGCTTGTCGGCGGAACGGTTGGCGGTTATATTACCTTCGCTGGCGGGCATCGCTTAATTGATGCTGGAGTCAAAGGAAAAGAAGCTCTGCCGGAAGTCACAAAGAGCTCTGTCAGTGCAATCGGGATCGCATCCATTATGCGTATCTTCCTGTTTCTTGCGGCACTAGGTGTGGTTTCACAGGGCCTTGCACTCGATCCATCCAACCCTCCTGCTTCTGTCTTCCAGCTGGCAGCAGGCAATATTGGATATAAGATGTTTGGAGTAGTTATGTGGGCAGCTGCCATTACTTCTGTTGTCGGTGCAGCCTATACATCGGTCTCATTCATTCGGACATTGAGCCCAGCTGTCGAGAAACATCATAAATGGGTAATTGTCGGTTTTATCGCCATTTCTACATTTGTTTTTGTTTTGATCGGAAAACCGGTAAAAATATTGGTTTTAGTTGGTTCCTTAAACGGTCTTATTCTACCAATTGCATTAGGTGTAATGCTGATTGCTGCTTATAAAACCAAAATTGTCGGCGATTATAAACATCCACTTTGGATGACGATTTTTGGAATCATTATCGTGATTGCCATGTCTTACATGGGGGTTTATTCATTAATTAATGGTATCCCTGAGCTATTTAAATAA